From Camelus dromedarius isolate mCamDro1 chromosome X, mCamDro1.pat, whole genome shotgun sequence, one genomic window encodes:
- the MSN gene encoding moesin isoform X1 — MPKTINVRVTTMDAELEFAIQPNTTGKQLFDQVVKTIGLREVWFFGLQYQDTKGFSTWLKLNKKVTAQDVRKESPLLFKFRAKFYPEDVSEELIQDITQRLFFLQVKEGILNDDIYCPPETAVLLASYAVQSKYGDFNKEVHKSGYLAGDKLLPQRVLEQHKLNKDQWEERIQVWHEEHRGMLREDAVLEYLKIAQDLEMYGVNYFNIKNKKGSELWLGVDALGLNIYEQNDRLTPKIGFPWSEIRNISFNDKKFVIKPIDKKAPDFVFYAPRLRINKRILALCMGNHELYMRRRKPDTIEVQQMKAQAREEKHQKQMERALLENEKKKREMAEKEKEKIEREKEELMERLKQIEEQTKKAQQELEEQTRRALELEQERKRAQSEAEKLAKERQEAEEAKEALLQASRDQKKTQEQLALEMAELTARISQLEMARKKKESEAAEWQQKAQMVQEDLEKTRAELKTAMSTPHVAEPAENEQDEQDENGAEASADLRADAMAKDRSEEERTTEAEKNERVQKHLKALTSELANARDESKKTANDMIHAENMRLGRDKYKTLRQIRQGNTKQRIDEFESM, encoded by the exons GTGGTGAAAACTATTGGCCTGAGGGAAGTTTGGTTTTTTGGTCTGCAGTACCAGGACACTAAGGGTTTCTCTACCTGGCTGAAACTCAATAAGAAG GTGACTGCTCAGGATGTGCGGAAGGAAAGCCCCTTGCTTTTCAAGTTCCGGGCCAAGTTCTACCCTGAGGATGTATCTGAGGAATTGATCCAGGACATCACACAGCGCCTGTTCTTCCTGcaagtgaaagaaggcattctCAATGATGATATTTACTGCCCACCTGAGACTGCCGTGTTGCTGGCCTCCTATGCTGTCCAGTCCAAGTATGGTGACTTCAATAAGGAAGTCCACAAATCTGGCTACTTGGCTGGGGACAAGTTGCTGCCACAGAG GGTCCTGGAGCAGCACAAACTTAACAAGGACCAGTGGGAGGAGCGGATCCAGGTGTGGCATGAGGAGCACCGGGGCATGCTCAG GGAGGATGCTGTCTTGGAGTATCTGAAGATTGCCCAGGATCTGGAGATGTATGGTGTGAACTACTTCAACATCAAGAACAAGAAAGGCTCAGAGTTGTGGCTAGGGGTGGATGCCCTGGGTCTCAACATCTATGAGCAGAATGACAG ACTGACTCCTAAGATAGGCTTCCCCTGGAGTGAAATCAGGAACATCTCTTTCAATGACAAGAAATTTGTCATCAAGCCCATTGACAAAAAAGCCCCG GACTTTGTCTTCTATGCTCCCCGGCTACGGATTAACAAGCGGATCTTGGCTCTGTGCATGGGGAACCATGAGCTATACATGCGCCGCCGCAAGCCCGACACCATTGAGGTGCAGCAGATGAAGGCACAGGCCCGGGAGGAAAAGCACCAGAAGCAGATGGAGCG tgctctgctggaaaatgagaagaagaaaCGTGAGATggcagaaaaggagaaggagaagattGAACGGGAAAAGGAGGAACTGATGGAGAGGCTGAAGCAGATTGAGGAACAGACTAAGAAGGCTCAGCAAG AACTGGAAGAACAGACCCGCAGGGCTCTGGAACTTGAACAGGAGCGGAAGCGCGCCCAGAGTGAGGCTGAGAAACTGGCCAAAGAGCGTCAAGAAGCTGAAGAGGCCAAGGAGGCCCTGTTGCAGGCCTCCCGGGACCAGAAGAAGACCCAGGAACAGCTG GCCTTGGAAATGGCAGAGCTGACAGCTCGGATCTCCCAGCTGGAGATGGCCCgaaagaaaaaggagagtgaGGCTGCAGAATGGCAGCAGAAG GCTCAGATGGTACAAGAAGACCTGGAGAAGACCCGTGCGGAGCTGAAGACTGCCATGAGCACTCCTCATGTGGCAGAGCCTGCTGAGAATGAGCAGGATGAGCAGGATGAGAATGGGGCAGAGGCCAGCGCTGACCTGCGGGCTGATGCCATGGCCAAGGACCGCAGTGAGGAAGAACGTACCACTGAGGCAGAGAAGAATGAGCGTGTGCAGAAGCACCTGAAG GCTCTCACTTCAGAGCTGGCCAATGCCCGCGATGAGTCCAAGAAGACTGCTAATGACATGATCCATGCTGAGAACATGCGACTGGGTCGAGACAAATACAAGACCCTGCGCCAGATCCGGCAGGGCAATACCAAGCAGCGCATTGATGAGTTTGAGTCCATGTAA
- the MSN gene encoding moesin isoform X2 — MDAELEFAIQPNTTGKQLFDQVVKTIGLREVWFFGLQYQDTKGFSTWLKLNKKVTAQDVRKESPLLFKFRAKFYPEDVSEELIQDITQRLFFLQVKEGILNDDIYCPPETAVLLASYAVQSKYGDFNKEVHKSGYLAGDKLLPQRVLEQHKLNKDQWEERIQVWHEEHRGMLREDAVLEYLKIAQDLEMYGVNYFNIKNKKGSELWLGVDALGLNIYEQNDRLTPKIGFPWSEIRNISFNDKKFVIKPIDKKAPDFVFYAPRLRINKRILALCMGNHELYMRRRKPDTIEVQQMKAQAREEKHQKQMERALLENEKKKREMAEKEKEKIEREKEELMERLKQIEEQTKKAQQELEEQTRRALELEQERKRAQSEAEKLAKERQEAEEAKEALLQASRDQKKTQEQLALEMAELTARISQLEMARKKKESEAAEWQQKAQMVQEDLEKTRAELKTAMSTPHVAEPAENEQDEQDENGAEASADLRADAMAKDRSEEERTTEAEKNERVQKHLKALTSELANARDESKKTANDMIHAENMRLGRDKYKTLRQIRQGNTKQRIDEFESM; from the exons GTGGTGAAAACTATTGGCCTGAGGGAAGTTTGGTTTTTTGGTCTGCAGTACCAGGACACTAAGGGTTTCTCTACCTGGCTGAAACTCAATAAGAAG GTGACTGCTCAGGATGTGCGGAAGGAAAGCCCCTTGCTTTTCAAGTTCCGGGCCAAGTTCTACCCTGAGGATGTATCTGAGGAATTGATCCAGGACATCACACAGCGCCTGTTCTTCCTGcaagtgaaagaaggcattctCAATGATGATATTTACTGCCCACCTGAGACTGCCGTGTTGCTGGCCTCCTATGCTGTCCAGTCCAAGTATGGTGACTTCAATAAGGAAGTCCACAAATCTGGCTACTTGGCTGGGGACAAGTTGCTGCCACAGAG GGTCCTGGAGCAGCACAAACTTAACAAGGACCAGTGGGAGGAGCGGATCCAGGTGTGGCATGAGGAGCACCGGGGCATGCTCAG GGAGGATGCTGTCTTGGAGTATCTGAAGATTGCCCAGGATCTGGAGATGTATGGTGTGAACTACTTCAACATCAAGAACAAGAAAGGCTCAGAGTTGTGGCTAGGGGTGGATGCCCTGGGTCTCAACATCTATGAGCAGAATGACAG ACTGACTCCTAAGATAGGCTTCCCCTGGAGTGAAATCAGGAACATCTCTTTCAATGACAAGAAATTTGTCATCAAGCCCATTGACAAAAAAGCCCCG GACTTTGTCTTCTATGCTCCCCGGCTACGGATTAACAAGCGGATCTTGGCTCTGTGCATGGGGAACCATGAGCTATACATGCGCCGCCGCAAGCCCGACACCATTGAGGTGCAGCAGATGAAGGCACAGGCCCGGGAGGAAAAGCACCAGAAGCAGATGGAGCG tgctctgctggaaaatgagaagaagaaaCGTGAGATggcagaaaaggagaaggagaagattGAACGGGAAAAGGAGGAACTGATGGAGAGGCTGAAGCAGATTGAGGAACAGACTAAGAAGGCTCAGCAAG AACTGGAAGAACAGACCCGCAGGGCTCTGGAACTTGAACAGGAGCGGAAGCGCGCCCAGAGTGAGGCTGAGAAACTGGCCAAAGAGCGTCAAGAAGCTGAAGAGGCCAAGGAGGCCCTGTTGCAGGCCTCCCGGGACCAGAAGAAGACCCAGGAACAGCTG GCCTTGGAAATGGCAGAGCTGACAGCTCGGATCTCCCAGCTGGAGATGGCCCgaaagaaaaaggagagtgaGGCTGCAGAATGGCAGCAGAAG GCTCAGATGGTACAAGAAGACCTGGAGAAGACCCGTGCGGAGCTGAAGACTGCCATGAGCACTCCTCATGTGGCAGAGCCTGCTGAGAATGAGCAGGATGAGCAGGATGAGAATGGGGCAGAGGCCAGCGCTGACCTGCGGGCTGATGCCATGGCCAAGGACCGCAGTGAGGAAGAACGTACCACTGAGGCAGAGAAGAATGAGCGTGTGCAGAAGCACCTGAAG GCTCTCACTTCAGAGCTGGCCAATGCCCGCGATGAGTCCAAGAAGACTGCTAATGACATGATCCATGCTGAGAACATGCGACTGGGTCGAGACAAATACAAGACCCTGCGCCAGATCCGGCAGGGCAATACCAAGCAGCGCATTGATGAGTTTGAGTCCATGTAA